A stretch of Clostridium sp. BJN0001 DNA encodes these proteins:
- a CDS encoding PBP1A family penicillin-binding protein: protein MAVNNKSNIRKTPKQSNRQKPNVKSRKKPRHKIFRGIFFTFLFLFTSILIVGISYVLAIIKTTDDINVQEVLTLNQASSIYDKDGNFMDTLHTDEERYVIDSASIPDNLKHAFVSIEDERFYSHKGIDLRRIAGAAILDVKKILKKETGMHGASTITQQLIKNTVLTDEFSLKRKIKEAYLSLSLEKKLTKDQILTAYLNTIPLGGKVYGVEAAASMYFSKNSKDLSLIECAYIAGITQAPTYYSAYNEANKKDPSPYINRTITVLSKMYELEYITKDEYDSSVESVKNGGLVFKQTKKNYNLNYEWFVYPAVEQVKEDLKKKYKYSDDEVSKLIVNGGLKIYTTMDRELQDFTQKTLNDKSSLGMSNEETYDSDGVPKLQASATIMDYRTGYVLAMVGGRGNQKPQSTNRAYDARRSIGSNTKPLTVYGPGIDQKIITAATPIDDAPIPESIGKKWPQPDGSPWNPRNDPNEYLGLVSPREAIAYSKNVCSVITEDKVSVKTGMAYGKKLGIVYKNGSNTLACLALGQFNNHDDGGNTSTLASAFGSFGNDGICTKPCLYTKVFDTNGKNILERDTGDQTQVFSAQSAYIMYDLMKSTVEFGTGTAAKFSDMPAAGKTGTTTDSKDLWFSGLTPYYSASVWVGYDNKEQTLRGYSSSMAKLWGTLMKKAHEGLETKDLTEPSGIVHEQVCKDSGLIPTDLCKNDPRGSRVIDAMFIEGTEPKASCSTHVYGNVNMFTDNMAGSFTPSILTKSQIFIKKENPNPITKDYYMVLKQVGSAYSNENSSQKNNASEENLPDPPIDDSDENLNSSNEESSDRDEGNKDSNTLPSPIEDKKNNNHNKNNAKFDNNKN, encoded by the coding sequence ATGGCTGTTAATAATAAATCTAATATACGAAAAACTCCTAAGCAGAGTAACAGACAAAAACCCAATGTAAAAAGCAGAAAAAAACCGAGACATAAAATTTTTAGAGGAATATTTTTTACATTTTTATTCCTTTTTACATCTATATTAATTGTAGGAATTTCATACGTTCTTGCTATTATAAAAACAACTGACGATATAAATGTTCAGGAAGTTTTAACACTTAATCAAGCATCTAGTATATACGATAAAGATGGTAATTTTATGGATACACTCCATACAGATGAGGAACGTTATGTAATAGATTCAGCATCTATTCCAGATAACTTAAAACATGCGTTTGTTTCAATAGAAGATGAGCGTTTTTATTCACATAAAGGTATTGACCTTAGAAGAATAGCTGGTGCTGCTATTTTAGATGTAAAAAAAATATTAAAAAAAGAAACAGGAATGCATGGTGCATCTACAATTACACAGCAGCTTATTAAAAATACAGTTTTAACTGATGAATTTTCTCTAAAAAGAAAAATTAAAGAAGCATATCTTTCTTTAAGTCTTGAGAAAAAACTTACTAAAGACCAGATTTTAACTGCATATTTAAATACAATTCCATTAGGTGGAAAAGTATATGGTGTAGAAGCTGCTGCATCTATGTATTTTAGTAAAAATTCTAAGGATCTTTCTTTAATTGAATGTGCATATATTGCAGGAATAACTCAAGCTCCTACATATTATAGTGCATATAATGAAGCAAATAAAAAAGATCCATCTCCATATATAAACAGAACTATTACAGTATTATCAAAAATGTATGAGCTGGAATATATAACCAAAGACGAGTATGATTCGTCGGTTGAATCTGTTAAAAATGGAGGTCTTGTTTTTAAACAAACAAAAAAGAATTATAATCTCAATTATGAATGGTTTGTATATCCAGCTGTTGAGCAAGTTAAAGAGGATCTAAAAAAGAAATATAAATATTCAGATGATGAAGTCTCAAAACTCATTGTAAATGGTGGATTAAAAATTTATACAACAATGGATAGAGAACTTCAAGACTTTACACAAAAAACTTTAAATGATAAGTCCTCTCTTGGAATGTCAAACGAAGAAACTTATGATAGTGATGGAGTTCCAAAACTTCAAGCTTCTGCAACAATAATGGATTATAGAACAGGTTACGTTTTAGCTATGGTTGGTGGACGTGGTAATCAAAAGCCTCAATCAACTAATCGAGCATATGATGCTAGGCGTTCTATTGGTTCTAATACAAAGCCTCTTACTGTTTACGGGCCTGGAATAGATCAAAAGATAATCACAGCAGCAACACCTATAGATGATGCTCCTATCCCGGAAAGTATAGGTAAAAAATGGCCTCAACCAGATGGTTCTCCATGGAATCCTAGAAATGATCCAAATGAGTATTTAGGTCTTGTAAGTCCTAGAGAAGCTATAGCATACTCAAAAAATGTATGTTCAGTAATTACTGAAGATAAAGTTTCAGTAAAAACTGGTATGGCTTATGGTAAAAAGCTTGGCATTGTATATAAAAATGGTTCAAATACACTTGCTTGTTTAGCACTTGGACAGTTTAACAACCATGATGATGGTGGAAACACAAGTACACTCGCTTCTGCTTTTGGAAGTTTTGGAAATGATGGTATATGCACAAAACCATGTCTTTATACTAAAGTTTTTGATACAAACGGTAAAAATATACTTGAAAGAGATACTGGAGATCAAACACAGGTATTCTCAGCTCAGAGTGCATATATTATGTATGATTTAATGAAAAGTACTGTTGAATTTGGTACTGGTACTGCTGCTAAATTTTCTGATATGCCAGCTGCTGGTAAAACAGGTACAACAACAGATTCAAAAGATTTATGGTTTTCAGGACTCACACCATATTATTCGGCATCTGTATGGGTAGGCTACGACAATAAGGAACAAACTTTAAGAGGATACTCAAGTTCTATGGCAAAACTATGGGGTACTCTAATGAAAAAGGCTCATGAAGGATTAGAAACTAAAGATTTAACAGAGCCAAGCGGCATAGTTCATGAACAAGTATGTAAAGATTCTGGGCTTATTCCTACAGATTTATGTAAAAACGATCCTAGAGGTAGTCGTGTAATTGATGCAATGTTTATTGAAGGTACAGAGCCTAAAGCATCTTGCTCAACTCACGTTTATGGGAACGTAAATATGTTTACTGACAATATGGCAGGTAGTTTTACTCCTTCTATTTTAACAAAGAGCCAAATATTTATAAAAAAAGAGAATCCAAATCCAATAACAAAAGATTATTATATGGTTTTAAAACAAGTAGGATCTGCATATAGTAATGAAAA
- the yunB gene encoding sporulation protein YunB, giving the protein MEYYTKRKKTGRLKKFIIFILIISIINLIFYFFDARVLPHVADVSETIAQSKTIDIINETSVEILNDDFNYDELVKISRDDTGKINLIQSDTAKLNKIASSLAIKTNEKLRKMKDIEVNVPLGWSTDKGMLFNIGPKINVAIEPVGNMNITYESDFESAGINQTRHKIYFNVEAKVRVMLPFKSRETTINTQIPVTDTIVVGEIPSGAIIQSK; this is encoded by the coding sequence ATGGAATATTATACAAAAAGAAAAAAAACAGGACGATTAAAAAAATTTATAATCTTTATATTGATTATATCCATTATAAATTTGATATTTTACTTTTTTGATGCAAGAGTTCTTCCTCATGTTGCAGATGTATCAGAGACTATTGCACAATCAAAAACTATTGATATAATAAATGAAACTAGTGTAGAAATATTAAATGATGATTTTAATTATGATGAACTTGTAAAAATAAGTAGAGATGATACTGGAAAAATAAATCTTATACAATCAGATACAGCAAAGCTTAATAAAATAGCTTCTAGTCTTGCAATAAAAACTAATGAGAAACTACGTAAAATGAAAGATATAGAAGTGAATGTTCCTCTTGGATGGTCAACAGATAAAGGAATGTTATTTAATATAGGACCTAAAATTAATGTAGCCATTGAACCTGTGGGGAATATGAATATTACGTACGAATCTGATTTTGAAAGCGCAGGAATTAATCAGACAAGACATAAGATATATTTTAATGTTGAAGCAAAAGTTAGAGTAATGCTTCCATTTAAAAGTAGAGAGACAACTATAAATACTCAGATTCCTGTAACAGATACTATAGTTGTTGGAGAAATACCGAGTGGAGCAATAATACAAAGTAAATGA
- the hpt gene encoding hypoxanthine phosphoribosyltransferase yields the protein MENQKRNILISKEDIEEKISELGKRISTDYDGKKLYVLSLLRGSFIFTADLVRAIDINVKIGFMTTSSYENNSISSGKVKIVNDVKDSLEGYDVLIVDDIVDTGITMNFVKEHILKLNPQSVKTCSLLDKPSRREVTIQPDYCCFSIKDVFVAGYGLNYGDYYRNVPYIFNFEN from the coding sequence ATGGAAAATCAAAAACGAAATATACTAATTTCCAAAGAAGATATTGAAGAAAAAATATCAGAACTTGGAAAGAGAATTTCAACTGATTATGATGGCAAAAAATTATATGTACTTTCACTTTTAAGAGGAAGTTTTATTTTTACAGCAGATCTTGTAAGAGCAATCGATATTAATGTAAAAATAGGCTTTATGACTACATCAAGTTATGAAAATAATAGCATTTCTTCTGGAAAAGTTAAAATTGTAAATGATGTTAAAGATTCACTTGAAGGATATGATGTTTTAATAGTTGATGACATAGTTGATACAGGTATAACTATGAATTTTGTAAAAGAACATATATTAAAATTAAACCCTCAGTCAGTAAAAACATGTTCTCTTTTAGATAAACCATCAAGAAGAGAAGTTACAATACAGCCAGATTACTGTTGCTTTAGCATCAAAGATGTTTTTGTTGCAGGATATGGTTTAAACTATGGGGATTATTATAGAAATGTTCCTTATATATTTAATTTTGAAAATTAA